From Heliomicrobium modesticaldum Ice1, a single genomic window includes:
- a CDS encoding glycosyltransferase family 4 protein, with translation MRILMLSWEYPPRVVGGLAPHVHGLAGALTERGHEVHVITQGGDGLPETERDRGVTVHRIHPYSLWSLDFAGDIHHLNFAFLEKALAVASEYGDFDIVHAHDWLVAYAGRALKHGWQKPLIATIHATEWGRHNGLHNDLQRYISQVEWWLGYEAWRVIVCSQHMERELGRIFQMPGDKIAVIPNGVHPDDFSADKAQGFRRSDYAADHERIIFYVGRLVWEKGVQVLVEALPQILRRHPVKLVIGGTGAQMSYLKHLANRCGVGDKVHFAGYVHGATKVGLLRAADVAVFPSLYEPFGIVALEGMAAETPVVVSDTGGLSEIVRHRQNGLKALTGNVNSLAEQIITALDDELLVKAMTRQAAREVREVYSWSAIADRTLQVYKTVKTEAAMAIKRGPVSLLRFRGLGQLLQAGGKH, from the coding sequence TTGCGCATCTTGATGCTATCTTGGGAATATCCGCCCCGCGTCGTCGGCGGTCTGGCGCCCCATGTCCACGGTCTGGCAGGTGCGCTGACAGAGCGGGGCCATGAGGTCCATGTGATCACCCAGGGTGGCGATGGGCTGCCGGAAACGGAGCGGGATCGGGGCGTCACCGTTCACCGCATCCACCCTTATTCTTTATGGTCTCTCGATTTTGCCGGCGACATCCATCACCTGAACTTCGCCTTTTTGGAAAAAGCGCTGGCCGTCGCCAGCGAATACGGCGACTTTGACATCGTCCACGCCCATGACTGGCTTGTCGCTTATGCGGGACGGGCGCTCAAGCACGGTTGGCAAAAGCCGCTCATCGCCACCATTCATGCCACTGAATGGGGACGCCACAACGGGCTGCATAACGACCTGCAGCGCTACATCAGCCAGGTTGAGTGGTGGCTGGGCTATGAGGCATGGCGGGTGATCGTTTGCAGCCAACATATGGAGCGCGAACTGGGTCGGATCTTTCAGATGCCCGGCGACAAGATCGCCGTCATCCCCAATGGCGTCCATCCCGACGACTTTTCCGCCGACAAGGCGCAGGGATTCCGCCGCAGCGACTACGCTGCTGATCATGAACGGATCATCTTCTATGTAGGCCGCCTCGTCTGGGAGAAAGGGGTTCAGGTCCTCGTCGAGGCGCTGCCTCAGATCCTCCGCCGCCATCCCGTCAAACTGGTCATCGGCGGAACCGGTGCGCAGATGAGCTATCTAAAGCATCTAGCCAATCGTTGCGGCGTTGGCGACAAGGTCCATTTTGCCGGCTATGTCCATGGCGCCACTAAGGTGGGTCTCCTCCGCGCCGCCGATGTGGCTGTGTTTCCAAGTCTCTATGAGCCTTTCGGCATTGTCGCCCTGGAGGGGATGGCCGCAGAAACGCCAGTGGTCGTCTCCGATACGGGCGGTTTGTCCGAAATCGTCCGGCACCGGCAAAATGGGCTGAAGGCGTTGACGGGCAATGTCAATTCCCTGGCCGAACAGATCATCACCGCCCTCGATGACGAGTTGCTCGTCAAGGCGATGACGAGGCAGGCCGCCCGAGAGGTGCGGGAAGTCTATTCCTGGTCAGCCATCGCGGATCGGACGCTCCAGGTCTATAAGACGGTCAAGACTGAAGCGGCGATGGCGATAAAGCGCGGTCCTGTCTCCCTCTTGCGCTTTCGAGGGTTGGGCCAACTGCTGCAGGCAGGCGGAAAACATTAA
- a CDS encoding glycoside hydrolase family 57 protein produces the protein MTKGWIAFVLHAHLPFVRHFDREDYLEERWLFEAITECYLPLLSVFEGWQRDRLPVAITLTMSPTLLTMLADPLLQERYAKHVSKLTLLAELEIERTHDDPAFAPLARMYRDCFNDALSTFNDRYGRDLVGAFRRLMDAGILEIIPCPATHGYLPLMRPHPVAERAQIAVAVETYQDFFHRSPPGIWLSECAFHPGLEKILADFHLRYFITDAHGILYATPRPRYGLYAPLMTPAGVAAFGRDVESSKQVWSKDEGYPGDGDYREYYRDIGYDLDFEYVRPFIHPEGIRLHTGFKYHRITDREGSHKAPYVPAWAEAKAALHARNFLFNRSRQLEWLNSLMPERTPLIVCPYDAELFGHWWYEGPRFLDQVIRQQGQVNPEIAFITPTRYLDENPLIQPAMPNESSWGDAGYHEVWLENSNHWLYRHLHRAAERMIRLAQEQPFPEALPRRALNQMARELLLAQSSDWAFIMKTDTAVRYAVNRSVYHLNNCSLLYEMLRGKRALKESIIADLEERSPIFPRIDYRAYAGTGSPAH, from the coding sequence ATGACTAAAGGTTGGATCGCCTTTGTGCTGCATGCTCATCTTCCCTTCGTCCGCCATTTCGACCGAGAAGACTACCTGGAAGAGCGCTGGCTATTCGAGGCCATCACCGAATGCTACCTGCCGCTGCTCTCCGTCTTCGAAGGCTGGCAGCGTGACCGCCTGCCTGTCGCGATCACCTTGACCATGAGCCCTACGCTGCTCACCATGTTGGCTGACCCGCTTTTACAGGAGCGCTACGCCAAACATGTCTCGAAACTGACCCTGCTGGCGGAGTTGGAGATCGAACGCACCCACGATGACCCGGCCTTCGCGCCCCTGGCCCGGATGTACCGGGACTGCTTCAACGACGCCCTGTCTACCTTCAATGACCGGTACGGGCGCGATCTGGTCGGCGCCTTCCGCAGACTGATGGACGCCGGGATCCTCGAGATCATCCCCTGCCCGGCCACCCACGGCTACCTGCCGCTGATGCGCCCCCATCCCGTCGCCGAACGGGCGCAAATCGCTGTCGCCGTCGAAACCTATCAAGACTTTTTTCACCGCTCGCCGCCGGGGATCTGGCTGTCCGAATGCGCCTTCCACCCGGGTTTAGAAAAAATCCTTGCCGACTTTCATCTTCGCTATTTCATCACTGACGCCCACGGAATCCTCTATGCCACCCCCAGGCCGCGTTACGGCCTCTACGCCCCGCTGATGACACCTGCCGGCGTGGCCGCCTTCGGACGCGACGTGGAATCGTCGAAACAGGTCTGGAGCAAGGACGAGGGCTACCCCGGCGACGGCGACTACCGCGAGTACTACCGCGATATCGGCTACGACTTGGATTTCGAGTATGTGCGCCCCTTCATCCACCCTGAGGGGATCCGGTTGCACACAGGTTTTAAGTACCACCGCATCACCGACCGGGAGGGCAGCCACAAAGCGCCCTACGTGCCTGCTTGGGCGGAGGCGAAGGCGGCCCTCCATGCGAGAAACTTCCTCTTTAACCGCTCCCGCCAGTTAGAGTGGCTAAACAGCCTGATGCCGGAACGAACGCCCTTGATCGTCTGCCCCTATGACGCCGAGTTGTTTGGCCACTGGTGGTATGAGGGACCACGCTTCCTCGACCAGGTGATCCGCCAGCAGGGACAGGTGAACCCCGAGATCGCCTTCATCACGCCGACGCGCTACCTGGACGAGAACCCGCTCATCCAACCAGCCATGCCCAACGAGTCCAGCTGGGGCGACGCCGGCTACCATGAGGTCTGGCTGGAAAACAGCAACCATTGGCTCTACCGCCACCTGCACCGGGCAGCCGAACGGATGATCCGCCTGGCGCAGGAACAACCCTTTCCGGAGGCGCTACCCCGGCGCGCCCTCAACCAAATGGCGAGGGAACTGCTGCTGGCCCAGAGCAGCGACTGGGCTTTTATCATGAAAACGGACACGGCTGTCCGTTACGCCGTCAACCGCTCTGTCTATCACCTCAACAATTGTTCGCTCCTCTATGAGATGCTCCGCGGCAAGAGGGCTCTGAAGGAATCGATCATCGCCGACCTGGAGGAACGAAGTCCCATCTTCCCGCGCATCGACTACCGCGCCTACGCTGGGACAGGATCGCCGGCGCACTGA
- a CDS encoding DUF4912 domain-containing protein, with protein MLPWLNIGLFALALLMIAITFTLVYSWFQRQSRRSPLPVKKIYEEYAGELSPLPIPKRFDADLPPLQHRVDEDTISLLPRSPYSLYTYWEISGEREAAAASVYHPEEWRTAPRQIRLYDITETAELEEAPFLEINIPDHADHWFIQGVLPAHRYRLAVGRLLPDRFVILLLSDAIETPAASPSPVIDPNWPPIPELAGQAVPLVMATSPVGAHPCQSTDDWRHRP; from the coding sequence TTGCTGCCTTGGCTTAATATCGGCCTGTTCGCGCTTGCGCTGCTGATGATCGCTATCACTTTTACACTCGTCTACTCCTGGTTCCAGCGCCAGAGCCGTCGTTCGCCCTTGCCTGTAAAAAAGATATATGAAGAGTATGCCGGTGAACTGAGCCCTCTTCCAATCCCCAAGCGCTTCGACGCTGACCTGCCGCCCTTGCAGCATCGCGTTGACGAGGATACCATCAGCCTGCTCCCCCGCTCCCCCTACTCCCTCTACACCTACTGGGAGATCTCAGGTGAGCGGGAAGCGGCGGCAGCTTCCGTTTACCACCCGGAAGAATGGCGGACGGCGCCGCGCCAGATCCGCCTCTACGACATCACCGAGACAGCGGAACTGGAAGAGGCGCCTTTTTTGGAGATCAACATACCTGACCACGCCGATCACTGGTTCATCCAGGGCGTCTTGCCGGCCCACCGCTACCGTTTGGCTGTAGGACGCCTCTTGCCGGATCGCTTTGTCATCTTGCTGCTCTCTGATGCGATCGAAACGCCTGCAGCTTCACCCTCTCCCGTCATCGACCCAAACTGGCCGCCCATCCCGGAACTTGCAGGCCAGGCGGTCCCCCTGGTCATGGCGACGTCGCCCGTCGGCGCTCATCCCTGCCAAAGCACTGATGACTGGAGGCACCGCCCATGA
- the bcp gene encoding thioredoxin-dependent thiol peroxidase, whose product MEELLIGQKAPDFELPASNGKTVRLSQYAGNAVVLYFYPKDNTAGCTLEAREFRDLYDQFVQKKAVILGVSRDSVQSHERFAAKQGLPFLLLSDRDGAVCNAYQVLKEKTLYGKKSIGIERSTFIIDPEGNIQQIYRKVKSAGHAAAVLQALQQR is encoded by the coding sequence ATGGAGGAATTGCTTATCGGCCAGAAGGCGCCCGATTTCGAACTGCCCGCTTCCAACGGGAAGACAGTGCGCCTGAGCCAGTATGCCGGGAACGCTGTGGTGCTTTATTTCTATCCCAAAGACAATACGGCGGGATGTACCCTGGAAGCCCGAGAGTTTCGCGATCTGTACGACCAATTCGTCCAAAAGAAGGCCGTCATTCTCGGCGTCAGCCGCGACAGCGTCCAATCGCACGAGCGCTTTGCGGCCAAACAGGGGTTGCCTTTCCTGCTGCTCAGCGACAGGGATGGCGCTGTGTGCAACGCTTACCAGGTGCTCAAAGAAAAGACGCTCTACGGCAAAAAGTCTATCGGTATCGAGCGGTCAACCTTCATCATCGACCCGGAGGGAAATATTCAGCAGATCTATCGCAAGGTCAAGTCGGCGGGCCATGCCGCCGCAGTGCTCCAGGCGTTGCAGCAACGCTGA
- the nifV gene encoding homocitrate synthase, protein MNNRQITIVDTTLRDGEQTAGVVFANKEKIRIAKMLDEIGVHQIEAGIPVMGGDEKETIAKICKMGLKASIMGWNRAVISDIQHSIDCGCDAVAISISTSDIHIQHKLRTSREWVLESMMKAVDFAKSQGLYVSINAEDASRSDIEFLIQFATEAKKLGANRLRYCDTVGIMEPFTIYEHIKRLREAVDIDIEMHTHDDFGMATANAIAGVRAGATHIGVTVNGLGERAGNAALEEVVMALKYCDNIDLGFKSEKFRELCEYVSKASGRFLPTWKSIVGSNMFAHESGIHGDGVLKNPKTYEVISPEEVGLTRQIVIGKHSGTASIKAKFREFEIDMTEVQAAEVLARVRETAVELKRPLFDKELMFIYEELYGYPEH, encoded by the coding sequence TTGAACAACCGGCAAATTACCATCGTCGACACTACGTTGCGTGACGGTGAACAGACAGCAGGCGTAGTTTTCGCAAACAAAGAAAAAATCCGTATCGCCAAGATGCTGGATGAAATCGGGGTTCACCAGATCGAGGCGGGTATTCCCGTCATGGGCGGTGACGAGAAAGAAACGATCGCCAAGATTTGCAAGATGGGCCTGAAGGCCAGCATCATGGGTTGGAACCGCGCCGTCATCTCTGACATCCAGCACTCCATCGACTGCGGCTGTGACGCTGTCGCCATCTCCATCTCCACTTCCGACATTCACATCCAACATAAGTTGCGCACCTCCCGCGAATGGGTCCTCGAATCGATGATGAAGGCCGTAGACTTCGCCAAGTCCCAAGGCTTGTACGTCTCCATCAACGCGGAAGACGCTTCCCGTTCTGATATTGAGTTTTTGATCCAGTTTGCCACGGAAGCCAAAAAGCTGGGCGCCAACCGCCTGCGCTACTGCGACACCGTCGGCATTATGGAGCCTTTCACGATCTATGAACACATCAAGCGGCTGCGCGAAGCCGTCGATATCGACATTGAAATGCACACCCACGACGACTTTGGCATGGCCACGGCCAACGCTATCGCCGGTGTCCGCGCCGGCGCCACCCATATCGGCGTGACCGTCAACGGCCTTGGTGAGCGGGCCGGCAACGCCGCCCTGGAAGAAGTCGTCATGGCGCTCAAATACTGCGACAACATCGACCTTGGCTTCAAGTCGGAAAAATTCCGCGAGCTCTGCGAATACGTTTCCAAAGCCTCCGGCCGTTTCCTGCCCACCTGGAAGTCCATCGTCGGCAGCAACATGTTCGCCCACGAGTCCGGCATCCACGGCGACGGCGTCTTGAAAAACCCCAAGACCTATGAAGTCATCTCCCCTGAAGAAGTGGGCCTTACCCGTCAGATCGTCATCGGCAAACACTCCGGCACCGCCTCGATCAAGGCCAAGTTTCGCGAATTCGAGATCGACATGACCGAGGTGCAGGCCGCCGAAGTGCTGGCTCGCGTCCGCGAGACGGCTGTCGAACTCAAGCGCCCCCTCTTCGACAAGGAACTCATGTTCATTTACGAAGAGCTCTACGGGTATCCCGAACACTGA
- a CDS encoding CPBP family intramembrane glutamic endopeptidase, with protein sequence MAEWNVLKSMGAGAIMLGLAFGGSAWFRRKGMVRPGSGLLLPWGWEAGFRQDILQGLRQGVFVFFLVSLLGGLISRFFPAPPHPVEQLLQGTGTGLERGIAAGAGIGSRLGPDGEPALSTWLLLLFAAAVFAPVAEESFFRGFFLPALARRWGWTKAIHGTAFVFAAMHGDPYRFLPLYVAGYWLGLVVSREGTILPAIVAHAVWNLIGLGFIYLGLLYMGWIG encoded by the coding sequence ATGGCCGAGTGGAATGTGTTAAAAAGTATGGGCGCCGGGGCGATCATGCTGGGACTGGCCTTCGGAGGGAGCGCCTGGTTTCGTCGCAAGGGGATGGTACGGCCGGGAAGCGGGTTATTGCTGCCCTGGGGCTGGGAGGCTGGTTTCCGCCAGGATATTTTACAAGGCCTTCGCCAAGGCGTTTTTGTTTTTTTCCTCGTTTCCCTGCTGGGTGGGCTGATCAGTCGCTTTTTCCCGGCTCCACCCCATCCGGTGGAGCAGTTATTACAGGGAACGGGGACTGGCCTTGAAAGGGGGATAGCCGCCGGCGCGGGCATTGGATCGAGACTTGGACCCGATGGCGAACCGGCGCTGTCGACGTGGTTGCTGCTCCTGTTTGCCGCCGCGGTCTTCGCACCGGTAGCGGAAGAGAGTTTTTTTCGCGGCTTTTTTCTGCCAGCCTTGGCCCGGCGGTGGGGATGGACGAAGGCGATCCATGGGACGGCGTTCGTCTTTGCGGCCATGCATGGTGATCCATACCGCTTCCTGCCTCTGTACGTTGCCGGTTATTGGCTTGGACTTGTCGTTTCGCGGGAAGGGACCATCCTCCCGGCGATCGTCGCCCATGCCGTTTGGAATCTGATCGGCCTTGGTTTTATCTACCTGGGCCTGTTATATATGGGGTGGATTGGATGA